Genomic DNA from Desulfuribacillus alkaliarsenatis:
GTAATACTACGTTGGCTGTTGGTTTTGGAGAGACTATAGGTAGAACTCCAGGCGCTGATAGAAATAGAACAGATTACATGATGTGTATTGGTCGTAACTATGGTGAGGGGATTCGTACAAACGAGGCAACTCAGTTTATGGGTGCGTTAGCTAGAGGTGCAAAAGTTGTGTGTGTAGACCCACGTTTAAGTGCAACTGGTGCATTAGCAACAGAATGGGTGCCTATCCGACCTGGTACAGACTTAGCTTTTGTATTAGCAATGTGTAACGTACTAATTAAAGAAGACTTATATGATAAAGAATTTATTGCTAACCATACTGAAGGATTCGAAGAGTTCCTGGCTGTTATTGATGAATATACTCCAGAATGGGCGGCAGCAATTACAGATATTGACGCTGAGACAATTAAACGTTTAGCTCGTGAGTTGGCAGCACATGCTCCTAAAGCACTTGTAGACCCGTCCTGGAAAGGTGCTTTCGGTACTAACTACAAAAACAGTACAGAAACAGCTCGTGCAGTTGCATACATTAACGCGTTGCTAGGAAACATCGGTCAGCCTGGTGGATTATCTTTAGGTGCAAGCTTAGAGACTGGATTAGGAAACCTTGATAGTGAAAGATATCCAGCTCCAGCAGCGCCAACGCTACCAAGAATCGATGGTGCAGGAATTACTGGAGAGTATCCATTATCTAGAGCTCAGGGTCTACCGCACTATGTAGCAGAGAAAGCAAAGCAAGGATTAATTAAGGCATGGTTTATCCGTCATAGCAACCCAGTACGTAACTTCCCTGATTATGAACATATGCGTCAAGGACTGTTAAACTCGGATTTAGTAGTTACTATTGAGACCCATATGACAGAATCTGCATTAGTTTCAGATTATATTTTGCCGGAACCATCTTATGCTGAAAGAGAAGAAGTAATCGAACAAATCGGTAACTCAGTATCGATGAGAACTGTTGCTGTACCAAAGGTTCATCCTGAGACTAAGAGTTTAGATGAAATTATAACATTGTTAGCAGAGAAGTGCGGAGTTGGCGAATACTTCAATTTCACACTAGATGAATTAAATAATGCACGTCTAGCTCCACTGGGACTTACTACTGATGAATTACGTCAAAAGGGCTGCGTAAATCAGCAAACAAAACCAAATGAGTTAGATACATTCAAGTTCTTCAATCAGAAGTTTGTTGATGCAGGCTTTAGTGGAGTTGTACAATGGATTGAGCCAGCAGTTGGAACTAGGGTTGGTGCAGATGAGTTCTTTATCCTTAACGGAAAACAAGGATACCATTCACACACAGCAACAGCTAATATTCCACAACTAGCGCAAATCACTAAGGACTACAATAGCCAAAGGGTATGGATAAATGCTACGAAGGCAGCGGCGCTAGGTATTAAAGACGGTGACTGGATTAACATTAGCTCGAACAATGAAGCTGGTAGAGTACAAGTGAAAGTAACGGAGCGAATTCACCCTGATGCTATGTTTATCCCAGGTGGATATGGAAATAAAACTCCTTACTATGAACTATCTAAGCAGCTAGGCGGAGTTAATCCGAACGACCTTGTAAAATATCAATTAGAGCCACACATTGGTCATGCAATGCTACAAGAGTCTATTGTTAAAGTATCATTAGCGTAAATAGGCGAAAACGAAAGTAAACTTACTAACGCAGTAATAGGGGGACGAAACAATGGAAATAAAACAATTGCGGGAACAAGGATACACACTCTTAAGTCAATTATTTGAGCAACCGAGTGATAATTTAGTAGATACTATTAAAAGCACACCTTACAAAGAATATTGGCAACGAATAGAAGAAATCTACGGAATATCGATTCCTCATAGTTGGCAAGCAGAGAACCTTCCTCAATTGAGCCAGCTATTGCAAATGTGGGCTGTTACGATGGGGCCAGTTAAACCCTTGGCTGAGCCGATTGAATCGCTATATAAGCAATGGACCATTGACCCTAGCTGTGAGATGACATTCGCTAGACAAAAAGGTTGGTTGCGTGGTGACTGGGCTTGTCATATGGAAGAAATATTAAAGGACCTTGGTTTTGAAGTTCCACAGCAATTTAACCATTGTCCAGATCATATTATACTAATATTTGAATTAATGGGTGCTATGGTTGAGAATGCACCATATGAAGTTCAGCATCAGTTTGCAAGTCAACATTTAGACTGGTTGGATGATCTGATTGAAACTGCGATAGAAAGAAAAGCTCCAACAGAGTACGTAGAATTATACAAATTATGCAAAGATTTTGTTGAAGCAGATAAATTATATTTAGCAAAGCAACAAAATAAAATTCAATAAGCTTTATTCTCCCATTAAATATATACAAAAGAAAGCGGATATCAGAGCTAATAAACTGATATCCGTTTTCTTTTTAGTTCAATATAGTAGAGCGCAGTTGGTCAAATTTGTAATTCAATATTAAATATGTTAACCTTGCAGTCAATGCCTAAAAAGGTATTAAATTTTTCAATAAAGGAGTTTTTCAATTGTTACGAAAAATATTACTGCTAAGTACGGTTGCCATATTAAGCTTTGCAATTGTTGCTTGTTCAGGAAATGCAGAACCAGAAGAAGTAGATTTTACACCTGCAACGGGTGATGATGCTAATGTTGTAGATGGTGAAGCAGTAGCTATAGTAAATGGTCAGGAAATTTCCGTGGAAGAGTTCAACGGGATGATGGGTAGTATGAAAGCGATGTACGCTCAAAGCGGATTTGATTTTGAAGATGAAGAAGCTATAGGTATGCTTCAAGAGCTAGAGCAGCAGGTTTTGAATAACCTAATTAGCATGGAAGTATTGCGTCAAGAAGCAGAGGGTAACGGCTATGAAGTTACAGAAGAAGAAATTGATGTAGAAATTGACCAATTAAAAGTCCAGTTTGGAACGGACGAAGAATTCGCTGAAGTTTTGGCTGCTAATAGTATGACGCTTGAACAGCTTCGAAATAGTATTGGCAACGAAATTCTTATAGACAGGTTTGTTGAGAATGAGATGCCACAGCCAAGTGTAACAGAGGAAGAGGCGCTAGTGTTATATGAAGAATATAGCATGATGCAGGAAGATATGCCTGCCTTTGAAGAGGTTCGCGATATGATAGAAGATGAATTGCGCCAACAAAAGCTTGATCAACAAATAGGGCAGGTTATTCAGACACTAGTTGAAGAGAGCGATATAGAGATATTAATATAAGTATATCTAAGTTGCAATCTAAGTAGTATTACACTGCGGCTGTCACCTACAAATGCTAGGTGGCGGTCTTTTTTGTCTGTTTTTTCCTAAATCAGATAAAAACCAATACCAATGATTAAGTAGGCAGCTAGCAGTATTAATCCTTCAAACCAATTTGTATCGCCATCAATAAATATAAATATTGATAAAAACACAGATAAAACCATCGCTACTAACGCTGGCATAGAAAAAAGCAATGGCATTTGTACTGGAAGTAGTAAAGATAACAGTACTAATAAGGGTGTTACGAACATAGCGATTTGCAATGTCGAGCCAATAGCAATTTCTACAGATATATTCATCTTATTTTTAAAGGCCATCAGGATTGCTGTGATATTTTCAGCAGAGTTACCAATAATAGCAACAATAATTACACCGATAAATAGTTCAGTCCACCCGAAGGTCTCGCCGACGACCTCAAAGGTATCAACTAACATATCGCTAATAAAGGCGACTGCGATAGCGGCGGATGCTAGAATGATAATTGCCTTCTTTTTATTCCATTCGGGCTCCTCATCCTCTTGGCCATCGGATTTTTGTGCGTACACCCCACGGTGAGAGACGAGCTTAAAATATAATAAGGCGAAATACAGAATTAACATAATCACGGCTATCCACACACTCATAGTCATAATCTCAGCTTCTGTTAAATAACTAGCAAACACAGCAGGAAAAACAAATGATAGCACCACACAAAACATTAATAAGCCAGCATTGTGTCGAGCGTCGAAAATATTGAACTTTTGACGCTTATACTTTAGACCACCAATGAAAAATGATAAACCAGCTACAAGTAAAAGGTTACTAATTACAGCTCCTGTCAATGAAGCTAGAACAATCGACAGAAAACCTGCTTTTAGTGCGAACACAGAGATCGTTAGCTCTACAACATTGCCGAAGGTGACATTTAGTAATCCACCGATACGTGGCCCTGAGACAATAGCCAGACTTTCTGTAGCCCGTCCGATATAGGAAGCAAGTGACACGATTGCTAAGCTATAAACAATGAACATCATAGTGGCTGCAAAACCAAGGAAGTTACCTATAAAAGCAAAGGGCACAGTGACTATTAACATTCCTAAGAGTAGCTTTTGAATCATTTATTACAATCCCTTCTAACGTTTGCAAGTTTATTACTATTGTTTTATTATTGCTAATGACAACAGATTTTATCAAAAACTTGCGGAAGGCTTCCGTTTCAACAAAGCAAGTGGGAGATGTCGGGAGGAGTATACATGAACGCTGTTATAGATAGGATTTTAAAGTTGGAAGGTAAGGCAGTATTAATAATAGACATTAATCACAAAGAGTTAGTAGTTCCAATTGAATTACTACCGACAGCCGCCCAGGAAGGCGATTATGTATCTATCACCAAAGACCATGAACTAAGTATTATTATTGAAATAGATACACACAAAACTTCGGATGCCAAAACGAGAATTGAGAACAAACTAACCAAGCTTAGACAAAATGCAGAAAGTCGCTTTAAAAAGCCTAATTATTGAAAATGATATAATAAAATAGTTAAAGCCTTTGAGCTTCATTGCTCGAAGGCTTTAACTATTGTGCGCCCAGCATGGGCGTTTGCTAAATTTTAAATCTTTCTATCATGTCCTCTAATTCGTGGGAAAGCTTCGATAAATGCTCTGATGACTTGTTGATTTGCTCAATAGCGTTTACTTGTTCTTGAATTTGATTAGCTATTTCATGGGTGTCTTCATTCGCTTGTGTCGAGATCGTTGATACTTCGTTAACGGAAGCGCTTACTTCCTGGGCTCCTGCAGACATTTGCTCTGATACAGCAGATAGGCTTTCAATCTTCTCAGCGACACTTCCAATAGAATTAAGGATACTGATAAAGATACTATCTACTTCTTTAACAGAGTTAATTCCAGCAATCGTCTCTTTTTGGTTATCGCCAATTGTCTTAACTGTATCATTAGTAATAGATTTAATCTCTTGTACTATAGCGTTAATCTCCCTAGTAGATTGCGCAGAGCTTTCTGCTAACTTTCTTACTTCTTCGGCTACGACAGCAAATCCGCGACCGTGTTCGCCTGCGCGAGCGGCTTCGATACTAGCATTTAGTGCAAGTAAGTTGGTCTGCTCTGAGATGTCATTTATTGTGCTTACGAATACATTAATTTTATCTAGACCTTCTACCAATTGGTCGATTGTATCTGCAATATTTTTTGCACTTGCTTGAATTTCATTCATTTGCTGCACAGCATTGGAAACTACAACCTTACCTTGATCAGCGTTTATTCTCATGTTGGCTGATTCTTCTGTTACACTAGCAGCAGTTTCTGCAACCTGCCCAATACCGCTTGCCATTTCCTCCATAGCCCTTGATGAGTCCTTAGCTATATGGGTCTGTGTCTCAGAAACCTCTTGAATACTATGGATTTTTTCTTCCATAAGCTTTAATGAATTCAATGTTGCTTCAGACAATTGAAGTAGCTCATCTGAAGATCCAGCAACTATTGAACTATTATCTTGTAGTTGCATGATTAAATCCTTTGTATTATTTTGCATCTGCTCTATAGCTGTAGCCATTGAGCCAATTTCATCGGCGTGCTTGAAGAACTTGTCTGGAACTCTTTCCTTGTAATCGTAATTTGCAATTGAAGCTATAACATTGGTCATACTGGCAATTGGAGAAATTTTATAATTTATAATTGGATAGAAAACAAAGAAAAATACGACTTGCACAATTATCTGAAAAGCTACCCCGATTAATAAATCGGTTCGATTCTGTCTATCGAAAGGCTCGGCACTTGTTGATGATGAGATCATACCTATCACGCTATTATCTGGGCCAAATACTGGCATAATTGTATAGAAAAAATCTTCGCCAGAGCTTGCTAAACGTCCCTGCCACATCTCACCCTTATTTAACACCTGTTCGCTTACATTTCGCTGCTGTAATTGGCTTGCTGTGGGTAGGCTACCATCAGATTTGGACGATATAAGCACTTGATCCCTTAAGAAAATGGTGAAATCAACACCAAAACCTGCCTGCATCGCTTGCATATCCTTGGCAGGGATTTCACGCCCGACCTCTATGATGGCTATCGGATTTCGATACTGGTCAGAAAAAATACCAGCAACCCTAATGGCGACACCTTCTTCAGTGATGTCATAGGTAGAAATAGTAGTTTGAGTACTAGTAACTTGCTGCAGTAATAAATCGGAGCTAACGTCATCTCCGTATCGATTAGGAGCGTCGGCTCGATAAAATGCCGTTAAGTCAAGGTCGTACATTCTTAAGCTAGTAATCCCTAATTGTCTACTTAGGTTAGCGAAGATTGCATCTAATTCGTGAGATACAGAAGAACGGCGGTTTTGTTCGAATGCTCTTACGATGGCTGGATTATATACTCCTATGTCATCGATAACCTGTTCGAACTGCTCTAATTCCTGCTCTATAATGAAATTATAGGCTGTTATTTTATCATGTAAGGTGTTTACCGCAATCTCGTCTGTAAAACCAGAAGTCCTGAATGCAGAGATAATCTGCAACGCTGTCATTGATACAAGTATTGCTGCTACTACTAATACCTGGAGCTTTAAGTTCAATTTTAATTTTTTATCCAAATTCATGGTGTGTCTCCTCTCTCTATACCCTTTTTATATTTATATTATTTAAGCAAGCTCATATTTATTTAAACATTTCCTTTTTCGTCAGCTAATTTAAGTAGCTGATCTTTTAAAGATGAAGCCATAGATTTATCGAAATTTTTGCCCATATCAGTTACTAATGCAGTATTACAAAGGTTAATAGCAGCATCATACTTTCCACGCTTCTTCATGATTATCGCCTTATAGTAGTAAGCCCAATAAGCTTTTTCAGGAGTTATGAAAATTGCTTGATTTAAATTATCTATTGCTTCGTCGTAGCGCTCAAGATTCATTAAGGATAATCCCTTTTCTAGATAAGACATCATATGATCTTTCTTAAGGGCAATTGCCTGGTCATAATGTGTGAGTGCTTGCTCGTATTGCTGTATATCATTAGAGGTAAGTAAAGAGCCTTTGATATAATGGTACTCAGGGTTATCGGGCTCAATCGCTATTAATCCGTCAACAACTTCTATAGCTTCTGCATAACGGTTGTAGGCCATTAGACAGTATAATTTATCTCGATAAGGACGAGTTTTTGTGGGGTCCATCTCAATCATTTCACTATATATTTTAATGGCTTTTTCGAAGCGCATTTTATGTGATAGATAATTTCCTTTCATGCCCCAGAACGTGTATTTTAGCTTTTTAAGTATACTCATATGTACAATCCCTTCTGTTAAAATATCTTATGTGTATATAATCAAATGTAACTGTGAAACAGTAAAACTACGCAGTATATATAATCTGCTATCGTCGTTTATTCTATAACAATAATTATTCTATAACAGAAATGTAAAACCTGCTTATTCACCAAAAAAATATATTCAAATATTTGATGACAAACATGCACACTAAATCTAGACAGGTATGAGGAAATCATTCATAATATAATAGCTTTAAAGAAAAGCTAAAAACAAAGATAATTTAACTGAACATATTAATATAAGGTGGTATGATAACCCATGTATCCAAAAGAACTCGGCTATAGAATGCCTGCAGAATTCGAAGAACATGAACGTACATTTTTGTCATGGCCTGTACAAGAATCGATGTGTCATCCTGACGACTATGATTCCGTTTGCAAGCTATATTATGCAGAGCTGGTAAAAGCAATAGCGGAATTTGAACCCGTTACAGTCATTGTGGATCCTGAAGACATTGAAAGTGTACAAGCACAGCTAGAGGAAACAATGAATACCGCTGGACATCCTATTGACTTACTTGCTATTGCTCATAACGACGCGTGGCTGCGAGATAATGGACCGACCTTTATTGTTGATGATAAGGGTGGAGTTGCCGGTATCAACTGGAAATTTAATGCCTGGGGTGGAAAATATTCTCCGTGGGACTTAGATGACGCCCTAGCAGGCAAACTGCTCGACCATTATAACATTCGACGTTTTGATGCTTCGATTGTGCTTGAAGGCGGATCAATACATACTGATGGAGAAGGTACCTTGCTTACTACGGAAGAGTGCTTATTAAACGATAACCGTAATTCAAATTTATCAAAGGAACTGAT
This window encodes:
- a CDS encoding molybdopterin-containing oxidoreductase family protein; protein product: MFFNRRKFLKSTIAAGAFLATGVKLNFKAWASEQEKAPVELKYSYCNTCSSHCGLWIHVKNGRAWKVTGNEDHARSRGKLCARAHAGLAWIYDPGRVKTPLKRVGENQFQEISWEQAATEIGDKVQGIIAEHGPQGIVWKHNPRETGVFYGRRFLHALGSNTIMTHNAACNTTLAVGFGETIGRTPGADRNRTDYMMCIGRNYGEGIRTNEATQFMGALARGAKVVCVDPRLSATGALATEWVPIRPGTDLAFVLAMCNVLIKEDLYDKEFIANHTEGFEEFLAVIDEYTPEWAAAITDIDAETIKRLARELAAHAPKALVDPSWKGAFGTNYKNSTETARAVAYINALLGNIGQPGGLSLGASLETGLGNLDSERYPAPAAPTLPRIDGAGITGEYPLSRAQGLPHYVAEKAKQGLIKAWFIRHSNPVRNFPDYEHMRQGLLNSDLVVTIETHMTESALVSDYILPEPSYAEREEVIEQIGNSVSMRTVAVPKVHPETKSLDEIITLLAEKCGVGEYFNFTLDELNNARLAPLGLTTDELRQKGCVNQQTKPNELDTFKFFNQKFVDAGFSGVVQWIEPAVGTRVGADEFFILNGKQGYHSHTATANIPQLAQITKDYNSQRVWINATKAAALGIKDGDWINISSNNEAGRVQVKVTERIHPDAMFIPGGYGNKTPYYELSKQLGGVNPNDLVKYQLEPHIGHAMLQESIVKVSLA
- a CDS encoding TorD/DmsD family molecular chaperone, with the protein product MEIKQLREQGYTLLSQLFEQPSDNLVDTIKSTPYKEYWQRIEEIYGISIPHSWQAENLPQLSQLLQMWAVTMGPVKPLAEPIESLYKQWTIDPSCEMTFARQKGWLRGDWACHMEEILKDLGFEVPQQFNHCPDHIILIFELMGAMVENAPYEVQHQFASQHLDWLDDLIETAIERKAPTEYVELYKLCKDFVEADKLYLAKQQNKIQ
- a CDS encoding SurA N-terminal domain-containing protein, whose protein sequence is MLRKILLLSTVAILSFAIVACSGNAEPEEVDFTPATGDDANVVDGEAVAIVNGQEISVEEFNGMMGSMKAMYAQSGFDFEDEEAIGMLQELEQQVLNNLISMEVLRQEAEGNGYEVTEEEIDVEIDQLKVQFGTDEEFAEVLAANSMTLEQLRNSIGNEILIDRFVENEMPQPSVTEEEALVLYEEYSMMQEDMPAFEEVRDMIEDELRQQKLDQQIGQVIQTLVEESDIEILI
- the cax gene encoding calcium/proton exchanger, whose protein sequence is MQKLLLGMLIVTVPFAFIGNFLGFAATMMFIVYSLAIVSLASYIGRATESLAIVSGPRIGGLLNVTFGNVVELTISVFALKAGFLSIVLASLTGAVISNLLLVAGLSFFIGGLKYKRQKFNIFDARHNAGLLMFCVVLSFVFPAVFASYLTEAEIMTMSVWIAVIMLILYFALLYFKLVSHRGVYAQKSDGQEDEEPEWNKKKAIIILASAAIAVAFISDMLVDTFEVVGETFGWTELFIGVIIVAIIGNSAENITAILMAFKNKMNISVEIAIGSTLQIAMFVTPLLVLLSLLLPVQMPLLFSMPALVAMVLSVFLSIFIFIDGDTNWFEGLILLAAYLIIGIGFYLI
- a CDS encoding DUF3006 domain-containing protein, with product MNAVIDRILKLEGKAVLIIDINHKELVVPIELLPTAAQEGDYVSITKDHELSIIIEIDTHKTSDAKTRIENKLTKLRQNAESRFKKPNY
- a CDS encoding methyl-accepting chemotaxis protein codes for the protein MNLDKKLKLNLKLQVLVVAAILVSMTALQIISAFRTSGFTDEIAVNTLHDKITAYNFIIEQELEQFEQVIDDIGVYNPAIVRAFEQNRRSSVSHELDAIFANLSRQLGITSLRMYDLDLTAFYRADAPNRYGDDVSSDLLLQQVTSTQTTISTYDITEEGVAIRVAGIFSDQYRNPIAIIEVGREIPAKDMQAMQAGFGVDFTIFLRDQVLISSKSDGSLPTASQLQQRNVSEQVLNKGEMWQGRLASSGEDFFYTIMPVFGPDNSVIGMISSSTSAEPFDRQNRTDLLIGVAFQIIVQVVFFFVFYPIINYKISPIASMTNVIASIANYDYKERVPDKFFKHADEIGSMATAIEQMQNNTKDLIMQLQDNSSIVAGSSDELLQLSEATLNSLKLMEEKIHSIQEVSETQTHIAKDSSRAMEEMASGIGQVAETAASVTEESANMRINADQGKVVVSNAVQQMNEIQASAKNIADTIDQLVEGLDKINVFVSTINDISEQTNLLALNASIEAARAGEHGRGFAVVAEEVRKLAESSAQSTREINAIVQEIKSITNDTVKTIGDNQKETIAGINSVKEVDSIFISILNSIGSVAEKIESLSAVSEQMSAGAQEVSASVNEVSTISTQANEDTHEIANQIQEQVNAIEQINKSSEHLSKLSHELEDMIERFKI
- a CDS encoding tetratricopeptide repeat protein, with the translated sequence MSILKKLKYTFWGMKGNYLSHKMRFEKAIKIYSEMIEMDPTKTRPYRDKLYCLMAYNRYAEAIEVVDGLIAIEPDNPEYHYIKGSLLTSNDIQQYEQALTHYDQAIALKKDHMMSYLEKGLSLMNLERYDEAIDNLNQAIFITPEKAYWAYYYKAIIMKKRGKYDAAINLCNTALVTDMGKNFDKSMASSLKDQLLKLADEKGNV
- a CDS encoding agmatine deiminase family protein — translated: MYPKELGYRMPAEFEEHERTFLSWPVQESMCHPDDYDSVCKLYYAELVKAIAEFEPVTVIVDPEDIESVQAQLEETMNTAGHPIDLLAIAHNDAWLRDNGPTFIVDDKGGVAGINWKFNAWGGKYSPWDLDDALAGKLLDHYNIRRFDASIVLEGGSIHTDGEGTLLTTEECLLNDNRNSNLSKELISDLLKQYLNIRKIIWLKNGLDGDETDGHIDNIACFAAPGKIILQVCDDPDDANYEITKQAIAEIENTIDAQARKLEIIKINQPPMRKHDDNRLTLSYLNFYFVNGGIILPIFGGDAEETDRQAIATLEKAFPDRKIRTIDGMSIIKEGGNVHCTTQQMPKAKKLVK